The proteins below come from a single Amphiura filiformis chromosome 15, Afil_fr2py, whole genome shotgun sequence genomic window:
- the LOC140170694 gene encoding uncharacterized protein yields the protein MEHYQTLVRGASSQVKWKGNLSDPFELFQGVHQGRVTSTELYKCYVDPLLHRLEEKRYGTRIGPYYVGAPTCADDILLASNSMTELQDMLDEAVLYSQKERYILHPQKSVIIPVKSKLPFSFWSDFAPWCMNDEVVEVAESSKHLGVERNNHSSNKAVIQDRTLTGDAPLMLSWELDCMALMGLTPSYLGN from the coding sequence ATGGAGCATTATCAAACACTGGTACGAGGCGCTTCTAGCCAAGTAAAGTGGAAGGGTAATCTCTCTGATCCATTCGAACTCTTCCAAGGTGTGCATCAGGGTAGAGTGACCTCAACAGAGCTGTACAAGTGCTATGTGGATCCCCTGCTACATCGACTGGAGGAGAAGAGATATGGTACCAGAATCGGTCCCTACTATGTAGGAGCACCAACATGTGCTGATGACATCCTTTTGGCATCCAACTCCATGACGGAGCTACAAGACATGCTGGACGAGGCAGTTCTATACTCACAAAAAGAAAGATACATTTTGCACCCTCAGAAGAGTGTTATCATACCTGTGAAATCCAAGTTACCGTTCTCGTTTTGGAGTGATTTCGCACCTTGGTGTATGAATGATGAAGTAGTGGAAGTGGCTGAGAGCAGCAAGCACCTTGGTGTAGAAAGAAACAACCACTCTTCAAATAAAGCAGTAATCCAGGATAGGACTCTGACGGGAGACGCACCACTTATGCTCTCATGGGAGCTGGATTGCATGGCCTTAATGGGATTAACCCCAAGCTATCTTGGAAATTGA